A portion of the Babylonia areolata isolate BAREFJ2019XMU chromosome 16, ASM4173473v1, whole genome shotgun sequence genome contains these proteins:
- the LOC143290851 gene encoding histone H1.2-like, translated as MSDAAPAPAKKVAKPRKPAKPAEHPKYNVMIAAAVTALKERGGSSRQAILKYIMANYKVGSEVTKINARLKTALKAGVKAGTLKQAKGTGASGSFRLGEKKVAAKPKKVKKPKAAAKKPAAKKAKSPAKKTAAKKPAAKKTAAKKPKSPAKKAAKSPAKKAAKPKKAAKSPAKKAAKPKKPAAKKPAKK; from the coding sequence ATGTCTGACGCCGCTCCTGCTCCTGCCAAGAAGGTCGCCAAGCCCAGGAAGCCTGCCAAGCCAGCAGAGCACCCCAAGTACAACGTCATGATCGCCGCTGCCGTCACAGCCTTGAAGGAGCGTGGTGGTTCCTCCCGCCAGGCCATCCTCAAGTACATCATGGCCAACTACAAGGTGGGCAGCGAGGTGACCAAGATCAACGCTCGTCTGAAAACTGCCCTGAAGGCTGGAGTGAAGGCTGGCACCCTCAAGCAGGCCAAGGGCACTGGAGCTTCTGGCTCTTTCCGTCTGGGAGAGAAAAAGGTGGCTGCCAAACCCAAGAAGGTGAAGAAGCCCAAGGCTGCCGCTAAGAAGCCCGCAGCCAAGAAGGCCAAGTCCCCCGCCAAGAAAACTGCAGCCAAGAAGCCCGCTGCCAAGAAAACCGCTGCCAAGAAGCCCAAGTCTCCAGCCAAAAAGGCAGCCAAGTCTCCTGCCAAAAAGGCGGCCAAacccaagaaggcagccaagtctccagccaagaaggcagccaagcCCAAGAAGCCAGCTGCCAAGAAGCCCGCCAAGAAGTGA
- the LOC143290852 gene encoding histone H1.2-like, which produces MSDAAPAPAKKVAKPRKPAKPAEHPKYNVMIAAAVTALKERGGSSRQAILKYIMANYKVGSEVTKINARLKTALKAGVKAGTLKQAKGTGASGSFRLGEKKVAAKPKKVKKPKAAAKKPAAKKAKSPAKKTAAKKPAAKKTAAKKPKSPAKKAAKSPAKKAAKPKKAAKSPAKKAAKPKKPAAKKPAKK; this is translated from the coding sequence ATGTCTGACGCCGCTCCTGCTCCTGCTAAGAAGGTCGCCAAGCCCAGGAAGCCTGCCAAGCCAGCAGAGCACCCCAAGTACAACGTCATGATCGCCGCTGCCGTCACAGCCTTGAAGGAGCGTGGTGGTTCCTCCCGCCAGGCCATCCTCAAGTACATCATGGCCAACTACAAGGTGGGCAGCGAGGTGACCAAGATCAACGCTCGTCTGAAAACTGCCCTGAAGGCTGGAGTGAAGGCTGGCACCCTCAAGCAGGCCAAGGGCACTGGAGCTTCTGGCTCTTTCCGTCTGGGAGAGAAAAAGGTGGCTGCCAAACCCAAGAAGGTGAAGAAGCCCAAGGCTGCCGCTAAGAAGCCCGCAGCCAAGAAGGCCAAGTCCCCCGCCAAGAAAACTGCAGCCAAGAAGCCCGCTGCCAAGAAAACCGCTGCCAAGAAGCCCAAGTCTCCAGCCAAAAAGGCAGCCAAGTCTCCTGCCAAAAAGGCGGCCAAacccaagaaggcagccaagtctccagccaagaaggcagccaagcCCAAGAAGCCAGCTGCCAAGAAGCCCGCCAAGAAGTGA
- the LOC143290854 gene encoding histone H1.3-like: MIAAAVTALKERGGSSRQAILKYIMANYKVGSEVTKINARLKTALKAGVKAGTLKQAKGTGASGSFRLGEKKVAAKPKKVKKPKAAAKKPAAKKAKSPAKKTAAKKPAAKKTAAKKPKSPAKKAAKSPAKKAAKPKKAAKSPAKKAAKPKKPAAKKPAKK, encoded by the coding sequence ATGATCGCCGCTGCCGTCACAGCCCTGAAGGAGCGTGGTGGTTCCTCCCGCCAGGCCATCCTCAAGTACATCATGGCCAACTACAAGGTGGGCAGCGAGGTGACCAAGATCAACGCTCGTCTGAAAACTGCCCTGAAGGCTGGAGTGAAGGCTGGCACCCTCAAGCAGGCCAAGGGCACTGGAGCTTCTGGCTCTTTCCGTCTGGGAGAGAAAAAGGTCGCTGCCAAACCCAAGAAGGTGAAGAAGCCCAAGGCTGCCGCTAAGAAGCCCGCAGCCAAGAAGGCCAAGTCCCCCGCCAAGAAAACTGCAGCCAAGAAGCCCGCTGCCAAGAAAACCGCTGCCAAGAAGCCCAAGTCTCCAGCCAAAAAGGCAGCCAAGTCTCCTGCCAAAAAGGCCGCCAAacccaagaaggcagccaagtctccagccaagaaggcagccaagcCCAAGAAGCCAGCTGCCAAGAAGCCCGCCAAGAAGTGA
- the LOC143290855 gene encoding histone H1.2-like, which produces MSDAAPAPAKKVAKPRKPAKPAEHPKYNVMIAAAVTALKERGGSSRQAILKYIMANYKVGSEVTKINARLKTALKAGVKAGTLKQAKGTGASGSFRLGEKKVAAKPKKVKKPKAAAKKPAAKKAKSPAKKTAAKKPAAKKTAAKKPKSPAKKAAKSPAKKAAKPKKAAKSPAKKAAKPKKPAAKKPAKK; this is translated from the coding sequence ATGTCTGACGCCGCTCCTGCTCCTGCTAAGAAGGTCGCCAAGCCCAGGAAGCCTGCCAAGCCAGCAGAACACCCCAAGTACAACGTCATGATCGCCGCTGCCGTCACAGCCTTGAAGGAGCGTGGTGGTTCCTCCCGCCAGGCCATCCTCAAGTACATCATGGCCAACTACAAGGTGGGCAGCGAGGTGACCAAGATCAACGCTCGTCTGAAAACTGCCCTGAAGGCTGGAGTGAAGGCCGGCACCCTCAAGCAGGCCAAGGGCACTGGAGCTTCTGGCTCTTTCCGTCTGGGAGAGAAAAAGGTCGCTGCCAAACCCAAGAAGGTGAAGAAGCCCAAGGCTGCCGCTAAGAAGCCCGCAGCCAAGAAGGCCAAGTCCCCCGCCAAGAAAACTGCAGCCAAGAAGCCCGCTGCCAAGAAAACCGCTGCCAAGAAGCCCAAGTCTCCAGCCAAAAAGGCAGCCAAGTCTCCTGCCAAAAAGGCGGCCAAacccaagaaggcagccaagtctccagccaagaaggcagccaagcCCAAGAAGCCAGCTGCCAAGAAGCCCGCCAAGAAGTGA
- the LOC143290858 gene encoding histone H1.2-like — protein sequence MSDAAPAPAKKVAKPRKPAKPAEHPKYNVMIAAAVTALKERGGSSRQAILKYIMANYKVGSEVTKINARLKTALKAGVKAGTLKQAKGTGASGSFRLGEKKVAAKPKKVKTPKAAAKKPAAKKAKSPAKKTAAKKPAAKKTAAKKPKSPAKKAAKSPAKKAAKPKKAAKSPAKKAAKPKKPAAKKPAKK from the coding sequence ATGTCTGACGCCGCTCCTGCTCCTGCTAAGAAGGTCGCCAAGCCCAGGAAGCCTGCCAAGCCAGCAGAACACCCCAAGTACAACGTCATGATCGCCGCTGCCGTCACAGCCTTGAAGGAGCGTGGTGGTTCCTCCCGCCAGGCCATCCTCAAGTACATCATGGCCAACTACAAGGTGGGCAGCGAGGTGACCAAGATCAACGCTCGTCTGAAAACTGCCCTGAAGGCTGGAGTGAAGGCCGGCACCCTCAAGCAGGCCAAGGGCACTGGAGCTTCTGGCTCTTTCCGTCTGGGAGAGAAAAAGGTCGCTGCCAAACCCAAGAAGGTGAAGACGCCCAAGGCTGCCGCTAAGAAGCCCGCAGCCAAGAAGGCCAAGTCCCCCGCCAAGAAAACTGCAGCCAAGAAGCCCGCTGCCAAGAAAACCGCTGCCAAGAAGCCCAAGTCTCCAGCCAAAAAGGCAGCCAAGTCTCCTGCCAAAAAGGCGGCCAAacccaagaaggcagccaagtctccagccaagaaggcagccaagcCCAAGAAGCCAGCTGCCAAGAAGCCCGCCAAGAAGTGA
- the LOC143290859 gene encoding histone H1.2-like, producing the protein MSDAAPAPAKKVAKPRKPAKPAEHPKYNVMIAAAVTALKERGGSSRQAILKYIMANYKVGSEVTKINARLKTSLKAGVKAGTLKQAKGTGASGSFRLGEKKVAAKPKKVKKPKAAAKKPAAKKAKYPAKKTAAKKPAAKKTAAKKPKSPAKKAAKSPAKKAAKPKKAAKSPAKKAAKPKKPAAKKPAKK; encoded by the coding sequence ATGTCTGACGCCGCTCCTGCTCCTGCCAAGAAGGTCGCCAAGCCCAGGAAGCCTGCCAAGCCAGCAGAGCACCCCAAGTACAACGTCATGATCGCCGCTGCCGTCACAGCCTTGAAGGAGCGTGGTGGTTCCTCCCGCCAGGCCATCCTCAAGTACATCATGGCCAACTACAAGGTGGGCAGCGAGGTGACCAAGATCAACGCTCGTCTGAAAACTTCCCTGAAGGCTGGAGTGAAGGCTGGCACCCTCAAGCAGGCCAAGGGCACTGGAGCTTCTGGCTCTTTCCGTCTGGGAGAGAAAAAGGTCGCTGCCAAACCCAAGAAGGTGAAGAAGCCCAAGGCTGCCGCTAAGAAGCCCGCAGCCAAGAAAGCCAAGTACCCCGCCAAGAAAACTGCAGCCAAGAAGCCCGCTGCCAAGAAAACCGCTGCCAAGAAGCCCAAGTCTCCAGCCAAAAAGGCAGCCAAGTCTCCTGCCAAAAAGGCGGCCAAacccaagaaggcagccaagtctccagccaagaaggcagccaagcCCAAGAAGCCAGCTGCCAAGAAGCCCGCCAAGAAGTGA
- the LOC143290860 gene encoding histone H1.2-like: MSDAAPAPTKKVAKPRKPAKPAEHPKYNVMIAAAVTALKERGGSSRQAILKYIMANYKVGSEVTKINARLKTALKAGVKAGTLKQAKGTGASGSFRLGEKKVAAKPKKVKKPKAAAKKPAAKKAKSPAKKTAAKKPAAKKTAAKKPKSPAKKAAKSPAKKAAKPKKAAKSPAKKAAKPKKPAAKKPAKK; encoded by the coding sequence ATGTCTGACGCCGCTCCTGCTCCTACTAAGAAGGTCGCCAAGCCCAGGAAGCCTGCCAAGCCAGCAGAGCACCCCAAGTACAACGTCATGATCGCCGCTGCCGTCACAGCCTTGAAGGAGCGTGGTGGTTCCTCCCGCCAGGCCATCCTCAAGTACATCATGGCCAACTACAAGGTGGGCAGCGAGGTGACCAAGATCAACGCTCGTCTGAAAACTGCCCTGAAGGCTGGAGTGAAGGCTGGCACCCTCAAGCAGGCCAAGGGCACTGGAGCTTCTGGCTCTTTCCGTCTGGGAGAGAAAAAGGTGGCTGCCAAACCCAAGAAGGTGAAGAAGCCCAAGGCTGCCGCTAAGAAGCCCGCAGCCAAGAAGGCCAAGTCCCCCGCCAAGAAAACTGCAGCCAAGAAGCCCGCTGCCAAGAAAACCGCTGCCAAGAAGCCCAAGTCTCCAGCCAAAAAGGCAGCCAAGTCTCCTGCCAAAAAGGCGGCCAAacccaagaaggcagccaagtctccagccaagaaggcagccaagcCCAAGAAGCCAGCTGCCAAGAAGCCCGCCAAGAAGTGA
- the LOC143290862 gene encoding histone H1.2-like yields the protein MSDAAPAPAKKVAKPRKPAKPAEHPKYNVMIAAAVTALKERGGSSRQAILKYIMANYKVGSEVTKINARLKTSLKAGVKAGTLKQAKGTGASGSFRLGEKKVAAKPKKVKKPKAAAKKPAAKKAKSPAKKTAAKKPAAKKTAAKKPKSPAKKAAKSPAKKAAKPKKAAKSPAKKAAKPKKPAAKKPAKK from the coding sequence ATGTCTGACGCCGCTCCTGCTCCTGCCAAGAAGGTCGCCAAGCCCAGGAAGCCTGCCAAGCCAGCAGAGCACCCCAAGTACAACGTCATGATCGCCGCTGCCGTCACAGCCTTGAAGGAGCGTGGTGGTTCCTCCCGCCAGGCCATCCTCAAGTACATCATGGCCAACTACAAGGTGGGCAGCGAGGTGACCAAGATCAACGCTCGTCTGAAAACTTCCCTGAAGGCTGGAGTGAAGGCTGGCACCCTCAAGCAGGCCAAGGGCACTGGAGCTTCTGGCTCTTTCCGTCTGGGAGAGAAAAAGGTCGCTGCCAAACCCAAGAAGGTGAAGAAGCCCAAGGCTGCCGCTAAGAAGCCCGCAGCCAAGAAGGCCAAGTCCCCCGCCAAGAAAACTGCAGCCAAGAAGCCCGCTGCCAAGAAAACCGCTGCCAAGAAGCCCAAGTCTCCAGCCAAAAAGGCAGCCAAGTCTCCTGCCAAAAAGGCGGCCAAacccaagaaggcagccaagtctccagccaagaaggcagccaagcCCAAGAAGCCAGCTGCCAAGAAGCCCGCCAAGAAGTGA